Proteins co-encoded in one Juglans regia cultivar Chandler chromosome 16, Walnut 2.0, whole genome shotgun sequence genomic window:
- the LOC108981245 gene encoding uncharacterized protein LOC108981245, producing the protein MELLGRASSWRKPRNKIFGYRTGQHQCTQKQRDFAEDTTQGNFSNMASSWCKISPIIPIFVFFLLVSSLVCPAQSSEHREERAANQTFRPEDELQKLKLIRSRLRKINKPAVQTIQSPDGDFIDCVVSHLQPAFDHPQIKGKKPLYPPDRPKGHNPMGVVEENFQLWSMSGESCPEGTIPVRRTTEQDMLRASSVRRFGRKPRKYVRRDFSSDGHEHAVGYVSGEQYYGAKASINVWAPRVANQYEFSLSQMWVISGSFGDDLNTIEAGWQVSPELYGDNYPRFFTYWTSDAYQATGCYNLLCSGFVQTNSRIAIGAAISPTSSYKGGQFDISLLVWKDPKHGNWWLEFGSGVLVGYWPSFLFTHLQDHASMVQFGGEVVNSRPSGFHTSTQMGSGHLAGEGFGKASYFRNLQVVDWDNSLVPLSNLRVLADHPSCYDIQGGINNVWGNYFYYGGPGRNVECP; encoded by the exons ATGGAATTACTGGGACGTGCGTCTTCATGGAGAAAACCTAGGAATAAGATTTTTGGATACAGAACAGGACAACACCAATGtacacaaaaacaaagagatttTGCAGAAGATACAACACAAGGGAATTTCTCAAACATGGCATCTAGCTGGTGTAAGATCTCCCCAATCATTcccatttttgtgtttttccttCTTGTTTCTTCTTTGGTTTGTCCCGCCCAATCGTCGGAACACAGAGAAGAACGTGCAGCCAACCAGACTTTCCGGCCGGAGGATGAGTTACAAAAGCTTAAATTAATAAGATCTCGTCTCAGGAAGATCAACAAGCCTGCTGTCCAGACAATTCAG AGTCCTGATGGTGATTTCATAGATTGCGTAGTGTCTCATCTACAACCAGCTTTTGACCACCCTCAAATTAAAGGGAAAAAACCACTG TATCCACCAGATAGACCAAAAGGCCATAACCCAATGGGGGTGGTGGAAGAAAACTTTCAGTTATGGAGCATGTCTGGCGAATCCTGTCCAGAAGGAACAATTCCAGTCAGAAGAACTACAGAACAAGACATGTTAAGAGCAAGTTCTGTTCGAAGATTTGGAAGGAAACCGAGAAAATATGTTAGAAGAGACTTCAGCAGCGATGGCCATGAG CATGCAGTTGGGTATGTGAGTGGAGAACAGTATTATGGAGCAAAAGCTAGCATAAATGTCTGGGCGCCCCGCGTGGCTAATCAATACGAATTCAGCTTGTCGCAAATGTGGGTAATCTCAGGCTCATTTGGCGATGATCTTAACACCATTGAAGCTGGTTGGCAG GTTAGCCCAGAGCTGTACGGGGACAACTATCCTCGATTTTTTACGTACTGGACT TCGGACGCATATCAAGCAACCGGGTGTTACAATTTGTTGTGCTCAGGCTTCGTTCAGACTAACAGTAGGATTGCAATTGGAGCTGCAATCTCCCCAACATCCTCCTACAAAGGTGGACAATTCGATATTAGCTTATTGGTTTGGAAG GATCCAAAGCATGGAAATTGGTGGCTAGAATTCGGATCCGGAGTTCTTGTCGGGTACTGGCCATCTTTCCTGTTCACTCACCTTCAGGATCATGCAAGCATGGTGCAATTTGGAGGAGAAGTTGTGAATTCCAGGCCATCTGGTTTCCACACTTCAACACAAATGGGAAGTGGACATTTAGCTGGAGAAGGGTTTGGAAAAGCAtcttattttagaaatttgcaAGTTGTGGATTGGGATAATAGCTTGGTTCCATTATCAAACCTAAGAGTCCTAGCAGACCATCCAAGTTGCTATGATATACAAGGAGGAATAAACAATGTTTGGGGGAATTATTTTTACTATGGTGGACCTGGAAGGAATGTGGAGTgtccctag